A section of the Candidatus Desulfatibia profunda genome encodes:
- a CDS encoding trehalose-6-phosphate synthase: MRRLINVSNRLPITIGKTIRKSAGGLVTAMEGISRDFDLRWVGWAGGAITDRRRRQEIEREIEAEYRYYPIFL; encoded by the coding sequence ATGAGACGACTGATAAATGTTTCCAACAGGCTGCCGATAACCATCGGCAAAACCATCCGAAAATCCGCCGGCGGGCTGGTAACCGCCATGGAAGGGATAAGCCGCGACTTTGACCTGCGATGGGTGGGCTGGGCCGGCGGGGCGATTACCGACCGCCGGCGCCGTCAGGAAATTGAACGGGAAATAGAAGCGGAATACCGTTACTATCCGATTTTCCTGAG